A single Arachnia propionica DNA region contains:
- the hpf gene encoding ribosome hibernation-promoting factor, HPF/YfiA family has translation MDIVVTGRHCTISPELKELVRDRIVTVERLRDRVIRVEVEFSATDGTKNPSDAVEVQITLRSRGPVVRAEAKANDKTLAFEQAFDRLKVQLRKAADRRKTHRGLRTAIFAEEPASAPVPEETENEPEEPTYEVAGLVVNGDGPLVVREKEFETVPLSLAQALDEMELVGHDFFLYQDSATGKPSVVYRRKAYNYGVIHLNVNV, from the coding sequence ATGGACATCGTCGTCACCGGTCGGCACTGCACCATCAGCCCCGAGCTCAAGGAACTGGTCCGCGACAGGATCGTGACCGTCGAGCGGCTGCGGGACCGGGTGATCCGTGTGGAGGTGGAGTTCTCCGCCACAGATGGCACCAAGAACCCCTCGGATGCCGTTGAGGTCCAGATCACGCTTCGCAGCCGGGGACCCGTCGTGCGTGCCGAGGCGAAAGCCAACGACAAGACACTCGCGTTCGAACAAGCCTTCGATCGTTTGAAGGTACAGCTCCGGAAAGCAGCCGACCGGCGCAAGACCCATCGGGGCCTGCGCACGGCCATCTTCGCCGAGGAGCCCGCATCCGCACCGGTGCCGGAGGAAACCGAGAACGAACCGGAGGAACCCACCTACGAGGTCGCGGGCCTGGTGGTCAACGGCGACGGACCCCTCGTGGTTCGCGAGAAGGAATTCGAGACCGTTCCGCTCAGCCTGGCCCAGGCATTGGACGAGATGGAACTGGTCGGGCACGACTTCTTCCTCTACCAGGATTCCGCCACGGGGAAACCCTCGGTGGTCTATCGCCGCAAGGCCTACAACTACGGTGTCATCCACCTGAACGTGAACGTCTGA
- a CDS encoding ComF family protein: MCASLLRDFAPLLLGARCLVCGSPAMACCTVCRDRIAGKSPHRVRRPGIRVPTWAANPYRPELARLIPAFKDDGAWVLARVLSRRLAVAVAACRLLAGTFLVPVPSRPAAVRRRGIDHTWVLARRAAQELGIGAARLLRRRDDGDAQRTQGRAGRQRLSGARFLARTCRSPVILVDDVVTTGTSLAVSCEALTRNGTTVIAAAVIGDANLIGKW, from the coding sequence GTGTGTGCCTCCCTTCTCCGCGACTTCGCCCCCCTGCTGCTCGGAGCCCGCTGCTTGGTTTGCGGTTCTCCCGCCATGGCCTGCTGCACGGTCTGCCGGGACAGGATCGCCGGCAAAAGCCCGCACCGGGTTCGGCGCCCCGGGATCCGGGTGCCCACCTGGGCCGCCAATCCGTACCGTCCCGAGCTGGCGCGGCTCATCCCGGCCTTCAAGGACGACGGCGCCTGGGTCCTGGCCCGGGTGCTCTCTCGCAGGCTGGCCGTGGCGGTGGCCGCCTGCCGTCTCCTGGCGGGAACGTTCCTGGTTCCGGTGCCCTCCCGGCCAGCTGCCGTACGCCGCAGGGGCATTGACCACACCTGGGTGCTGGCCCGCCGGGCCGCCCAGGAGCTGGGGATCGGGGCGGCAAGGTTGCTGAGAAGACGGGACGACGGGGACGCCCAACGCACCCAGGGACGTGCCGGAAGGCAACGGCTTTCTGGGGCCAGGTTCCTGGCCCGTACCTGCCGGTCACCCGTGATCCTCGTCGATGACGTCGTGACGACCGGAACCTCGTTGGCGGTCTCCTGCGAGGCGCTGACCCGCAACGGGACAACGGTCATCGCCGCCGCCGTCATCGGCGATGCAAATCTGATCGGGAAATGGTGA
- a CDS encoding GerMN domain-containing protein has product MSPRSALTRLVAATLTLLLGACTDIPTSGPVTEVTVSAEGRGVQIAPEPPQKGMSASRIVEGFLQAMADPTSDYEVARQYLSSSVRGQWAPRRATVVYDGWVEAAGDGLELRGTTRGTVDAVGRFTVSRESLTHDFGLVQEAGEWRVSAPPEGVLLSSYIFARSYNSARSYFIARSGQAVVPEPLHLPASEITPGRIVEAQLAGPGTFLSSGVRNAIPAGTRLGAAGAVVDSSGVVTVALEGVPQGLGDVERRELGAQLLWSLSSIPKVSGLHLVVDGRPYPLPGQNDKQVLELSSQQDYQPLSKAGSADLYGVHEGRAGKLSADTSFIPLTSDGASAEMTAISLDGAFTATVAGSPATVRIGPSGDAPIQVDTGLTRAGSVHFAQGRLWLLGRGSSGEQRLLSVSPQGEVAAIDLSALPGEVVDFSLDASGTRAAVLLGIGGATRFGAASLIEGNRMVGWQEVPLTASQEKELSDAVALDWTGEVNVAVVASAGSGKSVFVVAVDGSEVTDLGPVSASPVQVTALPRPGGDAVSVRAADGTVLLYEQHGTWQQAKTPMTWISYPG; this is encoded by the coding sequence ATGAGCCCCCGAAGTGCCCTGACCAGGCTGGTCGCCGCGACCCTGACGCTGCTGCTCGGGGCCTGTACCGACATCCCGACCTCTGGCCCGGTGACCGAGGTGACGGTCTCCGCGGAGGGACGGGGCGTGCAGATCGCCCCGGAACCCCCCCAGAAGGGCATGAGCGCATCCAGGATCGTCGAGGGTTTTCTCCAGGCCATGGCGGATCCCACCAGTGACTACGAGGTGGCGCGCCAGTACCTTTCGTCGTCCGTGCGCGGGCAGTGGGCTCCGAGACGGGCAACGGTCGTCTACGACGGCTGGGTGGAGGCCGCCGGGGATGGTCTGGAACTGCGCGGAACCACCCGGGGAACTGTGGACGCGGTCGGGCGTTTCACCGTTTCCAGGGAATCACTCACCCACGACTTCGGGTTGGTTCAGGAAGCGGGGGAATGGCGGGTTTCCGCCCCGCCCGAGGGGGTGTTGCTCTCCAGCTACATCTTTGCCCGGTCATACAACTCGGCGCGGTCGTATTTCATCGCCCGTTCCGGTCAGGCCGTGGTTCCCGAACCGCTGCACCTGCCGGCCTCCGAGATCACCCCGGGCCGCATCGTGGAGGCGCAACTTGCCGGGCCGGGCACCTTCCTGTCCTCCGGTGTGCGCAATGCGATTCCGGCGGGAACCAGGCTCGGTGCGGCGGGTGCGGTAGTGGATTCCTCGGGTGTCGTGACGGTTGCGCTCGAAGGGGTGCCCCAGGGTCTCGGTGACGTGGAGCGACGGGAACTCGGCGCGCAGCTTTTGTGGTCGCTTTCGTCGATCCCCAAGGTCTCGGGACTGCACCTGGTCGTTGACGGCAGGCCCTACCCGCTGCCCGGGCAGAACGACAAACAGGTTCTGGAACTTTCCTCCCAGCAGGACTACCAGCCACTCTCAAAGGCAGGATCGGCCGACCTGTACGGCGTGCACGAGGGCCGGGCGGGGAAGCTGAGCGCCGACACCAGTTTCATTCCCCTCACCAGCGACGGGGCGTCAGCGGAAATGACCGCCATCTCCTTGGACGGGGCCTTCACCGCGACCGTGGCCGGATCCCCGGCGACGGTCCGGATCGGCCCCAGTGGCGATGCCCCCATCCAGGTGGACACTGGACTGACCCGGGCCGGATCGGTGCATTTCGCGCAGGGGAGGCTGTGGCTGCTCGGACGCGGTTCCTCCGGGGAACAGCGGCTGTTGAGCGTGTCCCCGCAGGGGGAGGTCGCCGCCATCGACCTTTCTGCGCTGCCCGGTGAGGTGGTGGACTTCTCCCTCGACGCCTCCGGGACGCGGGCGGCCGTTCTGCTCGGGATCGGGGGGGCCACCCGTTTCGGGGCCGCGTCGCTGATCGAGGGAAACCGGATGGTGGGCTGGCAGGAGGTTCCCCTGACCGCATCCCAGGAGAAGGAACTCTCCGATGCGGTTGCGCTCGACTGGACCGGGGAGGTGAACGTCGCCGTGGTCGCGAGTGCGGGTTCCGGCAAGTCCGTGTTCGTGGTCGCGGTGGATGGCTCGGAGGTCACCGACCTCGGACCGGTGAGTGCGTCTCCCGTCCAGGTGACCGCGCTGCCCAGGCCGGGTGGGGACGCGGTCTCCGTGCGTGCAGCCGATGGGACCGTTCTGCTGTATGAACAGCACGGCACATGGCAACAGGCCAAGACGCCGATGACCTGGATCAGTTATCCGGGTTGA